The following are encoded in a window of Roseimaritima ulvae genomic DNA:
- a CDS encoding ArsR/SmtB family transcription factor — MARTKAASQACCTPSEKLALPDVAGAEELAKLAWALAHPARVRIVRLLLSRTSCVCGEIVAEMPLAQSTVSQHLKILKETGLVQGEIDGPRVCYCINQDAMTKLKEFIAEM; from the coding sequence ATGGCTCGAACCAAAGCCGCATCGCAAGCGTGCTGCACTCCCAGCGAAAAACTGGCCCTGCCGGACGTGGCCGGGGCGGAGGAGCTGGCCAAGCTGGCTTGGGCGTTGGCGCATCCGGCGCGGGTGCGGATCGTCCGCTTACTGCTCAGTCGCACCTCCTGCGTGTGTGGCGAGATCGTCGCCGAAATGCCGCTGGCCCAGTCGACCGTTTCGCAGCACCTGAAAATCCTCAAAGAAACCGGTCTGGTGCAGGGCGAAATCGATGGCCCCCGGGTCTGCTACTGCATCAACCAGGACGCCATGACCAAGTTGAAAGAATTCATTGCGGAGATGTAG
- the arsD gene encoding arsenite efflux transporter metallochaperone ArsD → MKERMIIDDVRDQYAGVARGELTNESTAIRSIASAFGYSEDELNQLPAEANMGLSCGNPLALAGIREGEVVVDLGCGGGMDVFLAAGKVGAEGRVIGIDMTTEMLERARAGQQKLGLTNVEFHQATIDQLPLPDNSVDCVISNCVINLVPDKSAVFEEILRVLKPGGRVAISDIALKQELPADIKESVEAYVGCISGAILIDEYRRSLEQAGFTSVVVTDTGADLNAYAMASDSGCCGGGGCDADADQAAAEAKEKSLHDGLASAMQSFDANAYAASVRVHALKDGPTNSASNFQEKTMKTVQVFDKPMCCSTGVCGPDVDPVLPKFAADLDWLKGQGHQVERYNLAQQPQAFIENKAIHQLISTAGTDCLPVVMVDGQIVSQAAYPSREDFAGWVGAAAASQGLPVAKPDGGCCGSSGCC, encoded by the coding sequence ATGAAAGAGCGAATGATCATCGATGACGTGCGCGACCAATACGCCGGCGTGGCTCGCGGTGAACTGACCAATGAATCGACGGCGATCCGCTCGATCGCCTCGGCCTTCGGATACAGCGAAGACGAGCTGAATCAGTTGCCCGCCGAAGCCAATATGGGACTGTCCTGTGGTAACCCCTTGGCCCTGGCCGGCATTCGCGAAGGCGAAGTGGTCGTGGACCTGGGCTGCGGCGGCGGCATGGACGTGTTCCTAGCCGCTGGCAAAGTCGGCGCGGAGGGCCGCGTGATCGGAATCGACATGACGACCGAGATGCTCGAGCGGGCGCGTGCCGGCCAGCAGAAACTGGGCCTCACCAACGTCGAATTCCACCAAGCGACGATCGATCAATTGCCCCTGCCGGATAACTCCGTCGACTGTGTGATCAGCAACTGTGTGATCAACCTGGTGCCGGACAAGTCGGCCGTGTTTGAAGAAATCCTGCGAGTGCTCAAGCCGGGCGGACGCGTGGCGATCAGCGACATCGCTCTCAAACAAGAACTGCCCGCCGACATCAAGGAAAGTGTCGAGGCGTATGTGGGCTGCATCTCGGGTGCAATCCTGATCGACGAATACCGCCGCTCGTTGGAGCAAGCCGGTTTCACGTCCGTGGTGGTGACCGACACCGGCGCGGACTTGAACGCTTACGCGATGGCCAGCGACAGCGGTTGCTGTGGTGGCGGCGGTTGCGATGCCGATGCGGACCAGGCGGCTGCTGAAGCCAAGGAAAAATCTCTGCATGATGGGCTGGCTTCCGCCATGCAGTCTTTTGACGCCAACGCGTATGCGGCCAGCGTGCGCGTGCACGCCCTGAAAGACGGCCCCACGAACTCCGCTTCCAATTTCCAGGAGAAGACGATGAAAACGGTACAAGTATTCGACAAACCGATGTGCTGCTCGACCGGCGTATGTGGTCCCGACGTGGACCCGGTGCTGCCCAAGTTTGCCGCCGACCTGGACTGGCTGAAAGGCCAAGGCCATCAAGTGGAACGCTACAACTTGGCCCAGCAACCGCAGGCCTTTATCGAGAACAAGGCGATTCACCAACTGATCAGCACCGCCGGTACGGACTGCCTGCCCGTGGTGATGGTCGATGGCCAGATTGTCAGCCAAGCCGCTTATCCCTCGCGTGAAGACTTTGCCGGCTGGGTCGGCGCGGCCGCGGCCAGCCAAGGCTTGCCGGTCGCCAAACCCGACGGCGGATGCTGCGGGTCGAGCGGCTGCTGCTAG
- the arsA gene encoding arsenical pump-driving ATPase, which translates to MKFLDSPSRNLFFTGKGGVGKTSVACATAVKLADAGKKVLLVSTDPASNLDEVFGVALENHPTAIPAVPHLFAMNLDPEKSAAEYRERMVGPYRGLLPEAAVKSMEEQFSGSCTLEIAAFDEFSRLLGDPTATAEFDHVIFDTAPTGHTLRLLTLPSAWDGFMEQNTTGTSCLGPLAGLQAQQKLYQESVKALCDANTTTLVLVARAEGSALREAARTSDELAELGVRNQHLVINGVFQAVDASDPYAVALQQRGADALERMPEGLNAFPHTTVPLFPGGILGIESLRRLGTTDSATATDTAATSDGELNDLAYLSDLIDDLVAPGHGVILAMGKGGVGKTTVAAAVAVAIAQRGYDVNLSTTDPAAHLAAAMNDERLPNLSVTRIDPAAETAKYSAEVLANAGANLDEQGKALLEEDLRSPCTEEIAVFRAFADAVAAGTNKFVVLDTAPTGHTVLLLDSALAYHREVTRQTSEMPEAVENLLPRLRDPDFTRVLIVTLAEATPVHEAAALQRDLRRAEIEPYAWVVNQVLSSLPLSDPLMKQRQTHEQPYLREVQDQQANRMAIIPWQLQSPTGLQGLSQLMHGDLSPSTGS; encoded by the coding sequence ATGAAATTCTTAGACTCTCCATCGCGCAACTTGTTCTTCACGGGCAAAGGCGGCGTGGGAAAAACCTCCGTGGCCTGTGCGACCGCCGTCAAACTGGCTGACGCTGGTAAGAAGGTCTTGCTGGTTTCGACGGACCCCGCATCCAATCTGGACGAGGTGTTTGGCGTTGCGTTGGAAAACCATCCCACGGCGATTCCGGCGGTTCCCCATTTGTTTGCGATGAACCTGGATCCGGAGAAGTCGGCGGCCGAGTATCGCGAACGGATGGTGGGCCCCTATCGCGGCCTGCTGCCCGAGGCGGCGGTGAAGAGCATGGAGGAACAGTTCTCGGGATCGTGTACGCTGGAGATCGCGGCCTTTGATGAGTTCTCACGGCTGTTGGGCGACCCCACGGCCACAGCCGAATTTGATCATGTGATCTTCGATACCGCTCCCACTGGGCATACGTTGCGGTTGCTGACCCTGCCTTCGGCCTGGGACGGGTTCATGGAGCAGAATACGACGGGCACCAGTTGTCTGGGGCCGCTGGCGGGACTGCAAGCCCAACAGAAGCTGTATCAAGAATCGGTCAAGGCGCTCTGTGATGCCAACACGACCACGCTGGTGTTGGTGGCTCGCGCCGAAGGCAGTGCGTTGCGAGAAGCCGCACGTACCAGCGACGAACTGGCCGAGCTGGGCGTTCGCAATCAACACCTGGTTATCAACGGCGTGTTCCAGGCCGTCGATGCCAGCGATCCGTATGCCGTGGCCTTGCAGCAGCGCGGCGCGGACGCATTGGAACGCATGCCCGAGGGACTGAACGCGTTTCCGCATACCACGGTTCCGCTTTTCCCAGGTGGGATCTTGGGCATCGAATCGCTTCGCCGACTCGGCACGACAGACTCCGCCACGGCCACCGATACGGCGGCCACAAGCGACGGCGAACTGAATGACCTCGCCTACCTGTCCGACTTAATCGACGACTTGGTCGCCCCCGGGCACGGCGTCATTTTGGCGATGGGCAAGGGGGGCGTGGGCAAGACGACCGTGGCGGCGGCCGTGGCGGTCGCCATTGCTCAGCGAGGTTACGACGTGAATCTTTCCACGACCGACCCGGCCGCGCATCTAGCGGCCGCGATGAACGACGAACGTTTGCCCAACCTCTCGGTCACGCGAATTGATCCGGCTGCTGAAACCGCCAAGTACTCGGCCGAAGTCCTGGCGAACGCAGGTGCCAACCTGGACGAACAGGGCAAGGCGCTATTGGAAGAAGACCTGCGGTCGCCGTGCACCGAAGAGATCGCGGTGTTCCGCGCTTTTGCTGACGCCGTTGCCGCGGGCACCAACAAGTTCGTCGTCCTCGATACGGCTCCCACCGGACACACCGTGCTGCTGCTTGATTCCGCTCTGGCGTATCACCGCGAAGTGACGCGGCAAACCAGCGAAATGCCCGAAGCGGTGGAGAATCTGCTGCCCCGGCTTCGCGATCCCGATTTCACTCGTGTGCTGATCGTGACGTTGGCCGAAGCCACGCCGGTTCACGAAGCCGCGGCGTTGCAGCGCGACCTGCGGCGTGCCGAGATCGAACCGTACGCGTGGGTCGTCAATCAGGTGCTGAGCAGCTTGCCACTGAGCGATCCGCTGATGAAGCAGCGTCAGACGCATGAGCAACCGTACTTGCGTGAAGTGCAAGATCAGCAAGCCAACCGCATGGCCATCATTCCCTGGCAACTGCAGTCGCCCACCGGTCTGCAGGGACTGAGCCAACTCATGCATGGCGATCTGAGCCCCTCCACAGGCTCGTGA
- a CDS encoding sensor histidine kinase: MRRFTKSTTWRLQFWHATILMFVVAGLGTAWFMQTRRALWGEIDADLLAAARVLDGSLRGIPLPGVDQAATAPVTLSPDNDRRLSLPRIPNPVQAAPRKPARYFVIWLEDGRVLKSERLPDEAPPAFDHTLRGVDTRVRRRGDARELRIVGPSGTQILVGRDVRGERAMLRRLTLQISAVSIGILSVGLVGGWWLSRSVVRPIEAMANTATRFSVADMTPRIDVVETDTELGELAGILNRAFDRVQLSFEQQRRFAADASHELRTPLAVIQSQVELALKKPRRPEEYVKALTTCADAGERLSELVESLLTLARLDASESQSPSSPLRLDRIAAKCTDLMRPVAEHAEVTLTAETTAASVLGDPQQLERAILNLLKNSILYNRPGGSVTLTVQVAESSAELVVRDTGVGISAEHLPRVAERFYRVDKARSRQGGGSGLGLSIAKQVFVTHRATFDISSQPEHGTTVTVRFPRCQ, from the coding sequence GTGCGTCGCTTTACAAAATCCACCACCTGGCGTTTACAGTTCTGGCACGCCACGATTTTGATGTTCGTTGTCGCGGGGCTGGGGACGGCTTGGTTTATGCAAACGCGTCGTGCGCTATGGGGCGAGATCGACGCGGACTTGTTGGCGGCCGCTCGCGTCTTGGACGGCAGCCTGCGCGGGATACCATTGCCCGGTGTGGATCAAGCCGCCACCGCGCCGGTCACGCTCTCGCCGGACAACGATCGGCGACTGTCCCTACCGCGAATTCCCAACCCTGTCCAAGCCGCTCCCAGAAAACCTGCTCGCTACTTTGTCATCTGGCTCGAAGATGGGCGAGTGTTGAAGTCGGAGCGTTTGCCGGACGAGGCTCCGCCCGCGTTTGATCATACGCTGCGGGGTGTGGATACCCGCGTCCGGCGACGCGGCGACGCTCGCGAACTGCGGATCGTGGGGCCTTCGGGAACGCAGATCCTGGTGGGCCGAGACGTTCGCGGCGAGCGGGCCATGTTGCGTCGCCTGACGCTTCAAATCTCCGCGGTTTCCATTGGTATTTTGTCCGTCGGGCTGGTCGGCGGTTGGTGGCTGTCACGCTCGGTGGTGCGCCCCATTGAAGCGATGGCCAATACCGCCACGCGGTTTTCCGTGGCGGATATGACACCGCGGATCGATGTGGTCGAGACGGATACGGAACTGGGCGAACTGGCAGGGATTCTGAATCGGGCATTCGATCGAGTGCAGTTGTCGTTCGAGCAACAGCGGCGGTTTGCGGCCGATGCGTCTCACGAATTGCGGACTCCGCTGGCGGTGATTCAATCTCAGGTCGAACTGGCTCTGAAGAAACCGAGACGCCCGGAAGAATATGTCAAAGCGCTGACGACCTGTGCCGACGCCGGGGAGCGTTTGTCGGAACTGGTCGAGTCGTTGTTGACGCTGGCTCGGTTGGATGCCAGTGAATCGCAGTCGCCGTCTTCGCCGCTGCGTCTGGACCGAATCGCGGCCAAATGCACGGACCTGATGCGTCCGGTTGCCGAGCACGCGGAAGTCACGCTGACCGCCGAAACCACCGCCGCGTCCGTGCTCGGCGATCCGCAGCAACTGGAGCGAGCGATCTTGAACCTGTTGAAGAACAGCATCCTCTATAACCGTCCCGGCGGCAGCGTCACGCTGACGGTCCAGGTTGCGGAATCGAGCGCTGAATTAGTGGTTCGTGACACCGGGGTCGGCATCAGTGCAGAACACTTGCCGCGGGTGGCGGAACGTTTTTATCGCGTGGATAAGGCCCGCTCACGTCAGGGCGGCGGCAGTGGGTTGGGGTTGTCGATCGCCAAGCAGGTCTTCGTAACACATCGAGCAACGTTCGACATTTCGTCCCAGCCCGAGCACGGCACCACGGTGACCGTGCGATTTCCGCGTTGTCAGTAA
- a CDS encoding response regulator transcription factor, with protein sequence MRVLVVEDEPGLRDAIASSLREELYAVDEAADGTTGLRKAQQWSYDAIVLDLMLPEIDGWQLLDELRKTDATPVLILTARDGVEDRVRGLDGGADDYLCKPFSLVELSARIRALIRRANGQANSELVIGTVVIDTATRTVKKEDQPVELTAREYSLVELLALNQGCLVSRSKVYDHLFDENEDSLSNLVDVHIYNIRKKLGKDFVTTRRGHGYIVIAP encoded by the coding sequence ATGCGAGTGCTGGTCGTCGAAGATGAACCCGGTTTGCGAGACGCCATCGCGTCGTCATTGCGAGAAGAACTTTACGCGGTGGATGAAGCGGCCGACGGCACAACCGGACTGCGGAAAGCTCAGCAGTGGAGCTACGATGCCATCGTGCTGGATTTGATGCTGCCTGAAATCGATGGCTGGCAACTGCTGGACGAACTGCGTAAAACCGACGCCACCCCAGTGCTGATCCTGACCGCCCGCGATGGAGTAGAAGATCGAGTGCGGGGACTGGACGGAGGGGCCGACGACTATTTGTGCAAACCTTTTTCGCTGGTCGAACTGTCGGCCCGCATCCGAGCGCTGATTCGGCGAGCCAATGGGCAGGCCAATTCGGAACTGGTCATCGGGACGGTGGTCATCGATACGGCTACCCGAACCGTCAAGAAAGAGGATCAGCCGGTGGAGTTGACGGCGCGGGAATACTCACTGGTCGAATTGCTGGCCCTGAACCAGGGCTGCCTGGTCTCCCGCAGCAAGGTGTATGACCACCTGTTCGATGAGAATGAAGATTCGTTGTCGAACCTGGTGGATGTGCACATCTACAATATCCGCAAAAAGCTGGGCAAGGATTTCGTCACCACCCGGCGAGGCCACGGCTATATCGTTATCGCCCCATGA
- a CDS encoding YHYH protein — translation MTLLLRCMATLTLLACLPVSASAHDWHRHTGHSHEHDHEHNHPSDMPAYTLTAVTKEQDVDDKPDIARHFEKFQHVRVRWDASTLFVESNGLPDHNMMVGIRSWQQQVPLPQPFTGNNAWQIPLHPVLADKPVSAKHNLYRGAIALAVNGVPIFNALNNRGEDAFLAGELDQWGGHCGRGDDYHYHMAPVHLEKIVGKGNPIAFALDGFPIYGLTEADGSPVGKLDALNGQFDPQGRYHYHATKTYPYINGGMRGEVTIRGDQIEPQPRDAPVRPALQPLRGATITDFKFGDKQSVLTYQVRGQTGTVRYSPQGANGWKFTYVEPNGETRTETYQRRPHPEDRGGRRPPPPRPDNPPPRR, via the coding sequence ATGACATTGCTTTTGCGCTGCATGGCGACGCTGACCCTGCTGGCATGCCTGCCCGTGTCCGCTTCCGCCCACGACTGGCATCGGCATACCGGCCACAGTCATGAACACGACCATGAACACAACCACCCATCCGATATGCCTGCCTATACGCTGACGGCTGTTACCAAGGAGCAGGATGTGGACGACAAACCCGACATCGCACGTCACTTCGAGAAATTCCAGCATGTTCGCGTCCGCTGGGACGCCAGCACGCTGTTTGTCGAATCCAACGGGTTGCCGGACCACAACATGATGGTGGGAATCCGATCCTGGCAGCAACAGGTGCCCCTGCCGCAACCCTTCACGGGCAACAACGCGTGGCAAATCCCGTTGCACCCCGTGTTGGCCGATAAACCCGTATCCGCCAAACACAACCTCTACCGCGGCGCGATCGCGTTGGCCGTCAACGGCGTGCCCATCTTTAACGCGCTTAACAATCGCGGTGAGGACGCGTTCCTGGCCGGCGAACTGGATCAATGGGGCGGCCACTGCGGTCGGGGGGACGACTATCATTACCATATGGCGCCCGTACATCTGGAAAAAATCGTCGGCAAAGGCAACCCCATCGCGTTCGCGCTGGACGGTTTTCCGATCTACGGCCTGACCGAAGCGGATGGTTCGCCGGTGGGCAAGTTGGACGCTTTGAATGGCCAGTTCGACCCGCAGGGACGCTACCACTACCACGCCACCAAGACTTACCCTTACATCAACGGTGGCATGCGTGGGGAGGTGACCATTCGCGGCGACCAGATCGAACCCCAGCCGCGTGACGCCCCGGTACGGCCCGCTCTACAACCGCTGCGTGGGGCGACCATTACGGACTTCAAATTCGGCGATAAACAATCCGTGTTGACTTACCAGGTTCGCGGCCAAACGGGCACGGTCCGGTACTCGCCTCAGGGAGCAAACGGCTGGAAGTTTACGTATGTCGAACCGAATGGCGAGACACGCACCGAAACCTACCAGCGACGTCCGCATCCCGAGGATCGCGGCGGTAGAAGGCCCCCGCCGCCACGACCCGATAACCCTCCGCCTCGAAGGTAG
- a CDS encoding protein-tyrosine phosphatase family protein, producing the protein MSSIPLSTATPPMSRTYWVVDGQLLAGAYAGHSTAAAHRERLQGLFDAGVRTIVSLMEEDETNNVGVPFVPYAEDFQQIAAAANERIDCLRFPIVDGRITTQQHMREILDTIDRSIADGRPVFVHCFGGIGRTGTVVCCWLLRHGYATKKNVFETLQQLRTADRERAAWQAPENDLQRQFVLDWPTSDVASTAQANHPPASNNDWFTKLTGFSERTPAEVRQHITVNDDGRMTSKVNGQSYQAGRLEVASLGDLRTAAGNVTDRQGRLQLEELVGDAKALHTNPAHAGAMFQVASQFNLLEMVSPRVTPEQGVGIYEHDPTQGPACAIACGAGTIFRNYFVPLGSQRGQSQNCQVDCLRDFAAVLGKLDQPWWEMQNGYALPSADALHKINDVLDGCDDAQRDTLRSALRVGVQWNTQVTLAGCQHLVSQVYCSAMPVAYSGLASSLWEPLARLILEAAYEATLAAAIINAQQTDNRTVYLTLLGGGAFGNDPRWILAAIERACRLNRRADLDVKIVSYRTSNPAIRELVETLSH; encoded by the coding sequence ATGTCCTCGATTCCGCTTTCCACTGCGACACCGCCCATGAGCCGCACCTATTGGGTTGTCGACGGCCAGTTGCTCGCCGGCGCCTATGCCGGCCACTCCACTGCGGCCGCTCATCGCGAACGCTTGCAAGGCTTGTTTGACGCTGGGGTGCGAACCATCGTCAGCTTGATGGAAGAGGACGAAACCAACAATGTAGGTGTTCCCTTCGTTCCCTACGCCGAAGATTTCCAGCAGATCGCAGCGGCAGCGAACGAGCGCATCGATTGCCTGCGGTTTCCTATCGTCGACGGGCGGATCACTACCCAGCAGCACATGCGGGAAATCCTCGACACAATCGACCGCTCGATCGCCGACGGACGTCCCGTCTTCGTGCATTGCTTCGGTGGCATCGGCCGCACCGGCACGGTGGTCTGCTGTTGGCTGCTGCGTCACGGTTACGCCACCAAAAAAAACGTATTCGAAACACTGCAACAACTGCGCACGGCCGATCGCGAGCGGGCAGCATGGCAGGCTCCGGAAAACGATCTGCAGCGGCAGTTCGTTTTGGATTGGCCCACCTCCGATGTTGCCTCGACGGCACAGGCGAACCATCCGCCGGCCAGCAATAACGATTGGTTCACCAAGCTGACCGGGTTTTCCGAACGCACGCCCGCCGAAGTTCGCCAACACATCACGGTAAACGACGATGGCCGGATGACGTCCAAGGTCAATGGCCAGTCCTATCAAGCGGGTCGATTGGAGGTGGCGTCGCTGGGCGATTTGCGGACCGCCGCCGGAAACGTCACCGATCGCCAAGGCCGCCTGCAGCTGGAAGAATTGGTGGGAGACGCCAAGGCACTGCATACCAATCCGGCCCATGCGGGAGCTATGTTCCAAGTCGCCTCGCAGTTCAACCTTTTGGAGATGGTTTCACCGCGGGTTACGCCGGAGCAGGGAGTGGGGATCTATGAACACGACCCCACGCAGGGCCCGGCGTGTGCAATCGCTTGCGGTGCGGGCACGATTTTTCGCAACTACTTTGTTCCGCTGGGCAGCCAACGCGGACAGTCGCAAAACTGTCAGGTGGACTGCCTGCGGGACTTTGCCGCGGTGCTCGGGAAACTCGACCAGCCCTGGTGGGAGATGCAAAACGGCTACGCCTTGCCGTCGGCGGACGCACTGCACAAGATCAACGACGTGCTGGACGGATGCGACGACGCCCAACGCGACACACTCCGTTCCGCCTTACGAGTGGGCGTTCAGTGGAACACCCAAGTCACGCTTGCCGGCTGCCAACATCTGGTTTCCCAGGTTTATTGCTCGGCCATGCCGGTGGCTTACAGCGGCTTGGCCAGTTCGCTGTGGGAGCCATTGGCAAGGCTGATTCTGGAAGCGGCATACGAAGCGACCCTGGCCGCGGCGATCATCAATGCCCAGCAGACCGACAACCGCACCGTGTACCTAACCCTGCTGGGCGGCGGCGCATTCGGCAACGATCCGCGTTGGATCCTGGCGGCCATCGAGCGGGCCTGTCGGCTCAATCGGCGAGCGGACCTGGACGTCAAAATCGTCAGCTACCGAACGTCCAATCCGGCCATCCGCGAACTCGTCGAAACACTCTCTCACTAG
- a CDS encoding BlaI/MecI/CopY family transcriptional regulator, protein MARHRQGTPTEVELEILHVLWNHQPATVRQVVDVLNQSRPRAYTSILSMLNVMFEKGLVTRKMQGRAHVYSAKKTREKTLGRVVQDMLSRAFHGSTTSLIAQVLEQSKPSADELDQIRQTIEQWESGEGNDG, encoded by the coding sequence ATGGCACGGCATCGACAGGGAACGCCGACGGAAGTCGAGCTGGAAATTTTGCACGTCCTGTGGAACCACCAGCCGGCCACGGTGCGGCAGGTGGTGGACGTGCTGAATCAGTCGCGGCCGCGAGCCTATACCTCGATCCTGAGCATGCTGAATGTGATGTTCGAAAAAGGTTTGGTGACGCGCAAAATGCAGGGGCGAGCCCATGTCTACAGCGCCAAAAAAACGCGTGAGAAGACGCTCGGCCGAGTCGTCCAGGATATGCTCAGCCGAGCCTTCCATGGCTCAACGACGTCGCTGATCGCGCAAGTCTTGGAACAGTCCAAACCGTCCGCCGATGAACTGGATCAGATCCGGCAGACAATCGAACAGTGGGAAAGCGGGGAGGGGAACGATGGTTGA
- a CDS encoding M56 family metallopeptidase: MVDFLSSSLSHDLFLTLVTFGWLQQASRTASPLAVSAAVPAERPPSTALTSPPAGTASPTADHNRLREQPSERQPSSHPAGGSSIKALATTQPYVLSSWLAGVLLSGVRLSVGIFGLFWMRSDRRELPSELMRYSQTIAARLGLGSARVFASGRTPMACVAGLLKPVVLLPTSWLSELPPDVLQAVISHELAHIRRWDTWVNLLQRVLETLLFYHPMVWWLSNRVRYEREQCCDSLAVNASGDRRIYIRALEQVGRLQVRGNLNLPPAFTGDRKMNLLSRVQHILRD, from the coding sequence ATGGTTGATTTTCTGAGCTCGTCGCTTTCTCACGACTTGTTTCTGACGCTGGTCACTTTCGGCTGGCTACAACAGGCATCTCGGACAGCCTCTCCGCTGGCCGTATCCGCAGCGGTGCCTGCCGAGCGTCCCCCGAGCACCGCGCTGACTTCACCACCGGCGGGCACTGCGTCGCCAACCGCCGATCACAACCGTCTGCGAGAACAGCCAAGCGAACGTCAACCGTCATCGCATCCGGCTGGGGGCTCGAGCATAAAAGCTCTGGCGACGACGCAGCCGTATGTGTTGTCGAGCTGGTTGGCCGGCGTGTTGCTTTCCGGCGTGAGACTTTCCGTGGGGATCTTTGGCCTGTTCTGGATGCGGTCCGACCGCCGCGAGCTGCCCAGCGAATTGATGCGTTATTCGCAAACCATAGCGGCTCGCCTGGGTCTGGGTTCCGCTCGCGTGTTCGCTTCCGGCCGCACGCCGATGGCCTGTGTGGCGGGTCTCTTAAAACCCGTTGTCCTGTTGCCAACCTCCTGGCTCAGCGAATTGCCGCCGGATGTGCTGCAAGCCGTGATCAGTCACGAACTGGCTCATATCCGTCGCTGGGACACCTGGGTCAATCTATTGCAACGCGTGCTGGAAACGCTGCTGTTTTATCACCCCATGGTGTGGTGGCTGTCCAATCGCGTTCGCTACGAACGAGAACAGTGTTGCGACAGCCTGGCGGTAAACGCAAGCGGCGACCGCCGCATCTATATCCGCGCACTTGAACAGGTCGGACGATTGCAGGTTCGTGGCAACCTCAATCTTCCGCCAGCTTTTACGGGAGACCGAAAGATGAATTTGCTCAGTCGAGTCCAGCACATCCTTCGGGACTAA